A stretch of Bdellovibrionales bacterium CG10_big_fil_rev_8_21_14_0_10_45_34 DNA encodes these proteins:
- a CDS encoding putative lipid II flippase FtsW, translating into MKALANFKESSLRFFQSVDQNLFLVLLSVVGFGVVQVYSTSFIYATELIGDGLYFARRQFLFAFVALASFLFVNRLSLKWLEKSLPVIWTLLVLLLVLTFVPGIGHSAGGASRWIAFPLGFRVEPAELVKVFFPLAFVSLWLKAEGSKPLGTWLKRILLVSPVVAFHFQPDFGSIAITVLVGLVLFALSGVSTKWLVALTTSAATLFYLLIINVPYRRARLISFLNPWEDPERSGFQVIQSLAGFRAGGFWGVGIGESQAKLYFLPEAHTDFTLAVLGEELGFVGFLLVLGVFAFLALYGFRKAYRQTDSRRSLWAYGLASLFSLQVLINVGVVLGALPTKGLTLPFLSYGGSSLLSMGILFGLLSHPELRRSRAY; encoded by the coding sequence TTGAAGGCTCTTGCGAATTTTAAGGAATCAAGTCTCCGGTTCTTTCAAAGTGTAGATCAAAACTTATTTCTCGTACTTCTGTCTGTGGTGGGTTTTGGCGTTGTGCAGGTTTATAGCACGAGCTTTATCTATGCGACGGAACTCATCGGTGATGGACTTTACTTTGCCAGAAGGCAGTTTTTGTTTGCCTTTGTAGCCTTGGCTTCTTTTTTATTCGTCAACAGACTTTCGCTAAAATGGTTAGAAAAATCGCTACCGGTAATTTGGACGTTGTTAGTGCTCCTACTGGTTTTAACTTTTGTTCCGGGTATTGGACATTCCGCGGGTGGGGCCTCGCGCTGGATCGCATTCCCCCTCGGGTTTCGGGTGGAGCCGGCAGAGCTGGTAAAAGTGTTCTTTCCGCTAGCGTTTGTATCTCTTTGGCTCAAGGCAGAAGGTTCGAAGCCGCTGGGCACTTGGCTGAAAAGAATTCTTTTGGTCTCTCCTGTTGTGGCATTTCATTTTCAACCGGATTTTGGCTCAATAGCCATAACAGTTTTAGTAGGTCTTGTTCTTTTTGCACTGTCCGGCGTTTCCACAAAATGGTTGGTAGCTCTCACAACATCCGCAGCCACTCTTTTTTATCTTTTGATAATCAATGTGCCTTACCGACGTGCAAGATTGATTTCTTTTTTGAATCCCTGGGAAGATCCTGAACGATCTGGTTTTCAAGTCATCCAGAGTTTGGCTGGTTTTCGAGCGGGCGGCTTCTGGGGAGTGGGCATTGGAGAGAGTCAGGCAAAACTTTATTTTCTACCCGAAGCACATACTGACTTCACTTTAGCCGTGCTAGGTGAAGAGTTGGGTTTTGTGGGGTTCTTGTTAGTGCTGGGTGTTTTTGCCTTTTTAGCTCTGTATGGATTTCGAAAGGCCTACCGTCAAACCGACTCTCGCAGATCTTTGTGGGCTTACGGACTTGCTTCTTTGTTTTCTCTTCAGGTGTTGATAAATGTTGGCGTGGTCTTAGGAGCCTTGCCTACAAAGGGACTGACATTGCCATTTTTGTCTTACGGCGGGAGCTCGTTGCTATCAATGGGTATTTTGTTTGGTCTACTGTCGCACCCTGAGCTAAGGCGCAGCAGAGCCTATTAG
- the murD gene encoding UDP-N-acetylmuramoyl-L-alanine--D-glutamate ligase, producing MELAEIKDQKIMIVGLGKTGVAMTRFLSQAGAQVTVSDHKSPAELAEALEEVENLENVQFDLGGHTPKSMLGQDLIILSPGVSPELKLFQYVRQHGVRTTSEIEFVSQFINEPVIAIAGTNGKTTTGKTIELMLTQAGKKVWFGGATNTPLVDYLLSGEKADLVIVEIPSFQLEMVERFNPINIVFTNISEAHLDRYKGFEEYVRTQRRVFQNVQVETTSILNADENLVVDMARDPAVQRGRIFYFSKKASLEPQIMNIGGCVNIGKEIRVRLGPEIEYYNVKSIKMRGRHSTENIMAAICIARTHGATPEIIQNVMETFSGLPHRLEYVRRVGGVEFFNDSKATNVQATRKALESFDENVILIAGGKDSNQNFAKLEDLIRLKVKTLILIGEAKERINREIGDFTETFLIGTFEEAVLIAYQKSRIGDTVLLSPGSPSFDIFDSYEERGNYFKKLVNEFK from the coding sequence ATGGAATTGGCTGAAATTAAAGATCAAAAAATCATGATTGTTGGTCTCGGGAAGACAGGCGTAGCGATGACGCGATTTTTGTCTCAGGCCGGGGCGCAGGTAACGGTGAGCGATCATAAGTCGCCTGCTGAATTGGCAGAGGCTCTCGAAGAGGTTGAAAATCTCGAGAACGTTCAGTTTGATCTTGGCGGTCACACTCCGAAATCTATGTTGGGGCAAGATCTCATTATTCTGAGTCCGGGAGTCTCTCCTGAGCTCAAACTTTTTCAATATGTAAGACAACACGGAGTCAGGACTACGAGCGAGATCGAATTTGTCTCCCAGTTTATCAATGAACCTGTGATTGCGATTGCAGGAACAAACGGAAAAACTACAACCGGTAAGACTATTGAGCTTATGCTGACTCAAGCAGGTAAGAAGGTTTGGTTTGGCGGTGCAACGAATACTCCGTTGGTGGACTACTTGTTGTCAGGAGAAAAGGCAGATCTTGTAATTGTTGAGATCCCCAGTTTTCAGCTTGAAATGGTGGAGCGCTTTAACCCGATTAACATCGTATTCACTAATATTTCTGAGGCCCATTTAGATCGTTATAAGGGTTTCGAAGAATATGTGCGAACCCAGAGACGTGTATTTCAAAATGTTCAAGTTGAGACGACTTCTATACTCAACGCTGATGAGAACCTTGTTGTGGATATGGCGAGGGATCCAGCGGTTCAAAGAGGCAGAATATTTTATTTCTCTAAAAAGGCGTCCCTTGAACCTCAAATCATGAATATTGGCGGATGCGTGAATATCGGCAAAGAAATCCGCGTCCGGCTTGGTCCAGAGATTGAATACTATAACGTAAAATCTATCAAAATGCGTGGTCGACACTCGACAGAAAACATCATGGCTGCTATTTGCATTGCCCGAACTCATGGCGCTACTCCCGAGATCATTCAGAATGTTATGGAAACCTTTTCAGGGCTTCCGCACCGCTTAGAGTACGTTCGGAGAGTGGGTGGTGTTGAGTTTTTCAACGACTCGAAGGCCACAAACGTTCAGGCGACTCGCAAGGCTTTGGAGTCTTTTGATGAAAATGTTATTTTGATCGCTGGGGGTAAAGACTCCAATCAGAATTTCGCGAAGCTCGAAGATCTCATTCGCCTCAAAGTTAAAACCCTTATTTTGATAGGTGAGGCGAAAGAAAGAATAAACAGAGAAATCGGAGATTTTACAGAGACCTTTTTGATAGGAACGTTCGAAGAAGCAGTCTTGATAGCTTATCAAAAGTCGCGCATAGGTGATACTGTCTTGTTATCGCCAGGCAGTCCTAGTTTTGATATTTTCGATAGCTATGAAGAACGGGGGAATTACTTCAAAAAACTCGTTAATGAATTTAAATAA